From Bombyx mori chromosome 26, ASM3026992v2, one genomic window encodes:
- the LOC101735847 gene encoding facilitated trehalose transporter Tret1-like, giving the protein MADRSYVYEPVSIEAPVKTQAHSMEQGQLWRQYIIAGVANIGIMATGFALGWTSPVNLKLLHPDDTPLSRPVTNDEISWIGSLISIGAMFGPFIGGFLASKVGRRWGILLSSVPLIVGFILMIAVQNVGMIYAGRVFWGLAVGILYTVSPMYCAEIATDDKRGALGSFLQLFVVFGLLLVYGVGPFVSYFALQYVGIAVVAVFCVLFFFMPETPMYYLNKDDIDSAAKSLQFIRGKSRAGVQAELDKMAAEVTTANEKTANLSDVFRGANFKAFYIVCILVAVQQFSGINVVLFYMATIFEAAGASLDSAIATIIIGAVQVGASAITPLVVDRLGRRMLLLISCTGTTVGLGLLGVYFILDTNGSPVVDNMRFLPILALVLFIVTYCVGLGPLPWAIMGELLPIEVKALASPIATAFCWMVSFLVTRYFNPIADAVGMGVAFLIFGVCCIIAFFFTFFVVPETKGKSFQEIQEMLAGKTPPSKSEKV; this is encoded by the exons CAAACATCGGTATTATGGCTACTGGTTTCGCTTTGGGGTGGACTTCGCCGGTGAACTTGAAGCTCTTGCATCCTGACGACACGCCCTTGTCGCGACCCGTCACCAACGACGAAATATCATGGATCGGATCCCTTATATCCATCGGAGCTATGTTCG GTCCGTTCATCGGAGGTTTCCTGGCATCAAAAGTCGGTCGTCGATGGGGTATTCTTCTGTCATCGGTTCCACTCATAGTCGGTTTTATTTTGATGATAGCCGTTCAAAATGTTGGAATGATTTACGCTGGCAGAGTTTTCTGGGGTCTAGCAGTCGGGATACTTTACACAGTCTCGCCGATGTATTGCGCTGAGATCGCCACG GACGATAAGCGGGGCGCCCTGGGGTCATTCCTTCAGCTGTTCGTGGTTTTTGGCTTACTGCTGGTGTACGGAGTGGGACCATTCGTCTCCTATTTCGCGCTGCAGTATGTCGGGATAGCTGTAGTCGCTGTCTTCTGCGTGCTGTTCTTCTTCATGCCCGAAACCCCGATGTATTATTTGAACAAAG ATGACATAGACTCTGCTGCTAAAAGTCTGCAGTTCATCAGAGGAAAATCCCGAGCCGGAGTGCAGGCTGAGCTAGACAAGATGGCCGCCGAAGTAACTACTGCGAACGAGAAAACCGCTAAC TTATCGGACGTGTTCCGCGGCGCCAACTTCAAAGCCTTCTACATCGTGTGCATCCTCGTGGCCGTGCAGCAGTTCTCCGGCATCAACGTCGTGCTGTTCTACATGGCGACCATTTTTGAAGCAGCCGGGGCCAGTCTGGACTCCGCCATCGCGACAATCATTATCGGCGCAGTGCAG GTCGGTGCTTCAGCCATCACGCCCCTGGTGGTGGACAGACTCGGACGCAGGATGCTGCTCCTCATCTCCTGCACCGGAACAACTGTTGGACTC GGACTGCTTGGCGTCTACTTCATATTGGACACTAATGGCAGCCCAGTAGTCGACAACATGAGGTTCTTGCCTATCCTAGCCCTAGTGCTGTTCATCGTGACGTACTGCGTGGGTCTAGGTCCTCTGCCGTGGGCTATCATGGGAGAACTCTTGCCGATTGAGGTGAAGGCGTTGGCTTCTCCGATAGCTACTGCCTTCTGCTGGATGGTGTCTTTCTTGGTCACTAG ATATTTCAACCCGATAGCTGATGCAGTCGGTATGGGCGTGGCGTTCCTCATCTTCGGAGTTTGCTGTATAATAGCGTTCTTCTTCACATTCTTCGTGGTTCCGGAGACGAAGGGCAAGAGCTTCCAGGAGATCCAGGAAATGCTGGCGGGAAA AACCCCGCCGTCGAAATCGGAAAAAGTATAA